A region of Cryptococcus decagattii chromosome 3, complete sequence DNA encodes the following proteins:
- a CDS encoding anthranilate phosphoribosyltransferase gives MSATEYTPDTFKVILKKLVQSPEEFTAEDCAECFRHLCVQGASEAQAGAFLTALTLSGLDASPDIVAACASVLRQYAISVDGLASASQAKDLAHGMWDYRDSDKEGDGYTGLVDIVGTGGDGWDTYNVSTTAAVVVAGAGVRVAKHGSKAATSTSGSADLLLSLDCRLAFPVSEVHGFLDHSPFLFLFAAHYHPSLAHIAQIRRHLNFRTIFNILGPLINPSRPQRMVLGVAKKELGDTFAEVLRLLSVERALVVCGKEGLDEISCAGETWTWWLENGKITTGSIHPTKDFGLPTHPLSAVRGSTPELNALTFTSILQSSAPPSHLSSPPSPDSPSYAAILDYVLLNAAALLYVSGKASSYREGVEFARESIESGGAWAAFEGFRDASKKAMGEYVDVKAVEDDGGVAAKNGAVKAWLTIKRSKGDTPRADRGE, from the exons ATGTCGGCCACTGAATATACCCCGGACACGTTCAAAGTCATCCTCAAAAAGCTTGTCCAATCTCCTGAAGAGTTCACCGCAGAGGATTGTGCCGAGTGCTTCAGACATCTTTGCGTTCAAGGTGCTAGCGAGGCTCAG GCCGGTGCTTTCCTTACTGCTCTTACTCTTTCAGGCCTTGACGCCTCTCCCGACATCGTTGCCGCCTGTGCCTCCGTCCTCCGGCAATATGCTATCTCCGTCGACGGCCTCGCCTCTGCCTCTCAAGCTAAAGATTTAGCTCATGGCATGTGGGATTACCGGGATTCCGACAAAGAGGGTGATGGCTACACCGGTCTTGTGGACATTGTTGGGACGGGTGGCGATGGGTGGGATACGTATAATGTGTCTACGACAGCTGCTGTCGTCGTTGCAGGTGCTGGTGTGCGAGTGGCCAAG CATGGATCCAAGGCCgccacctccacctctggTTCTGccgatcttcttctctccctcgACTGCCGACTCGCCTTCCCCGTCTCTGAAGTCCACGGTTTCCTCGACCattctcccttcctcttcctctttgccGCGCACTATCACCCTTCCCTTGCACACATTGCACAGATACGACGACATCTTAATTTCCGAACGATCTTCAACATTCTTGGCCCCTTGATTAACCCCTCGAGACCGCAGCGTATGGTTTTGGGTGTGGCTAAAAAGGAGCTGGGAGATACCTTTGCAGAGGTTTTGAGATTGTTGAGTGTGGAGAGGGCATTGGTCGTTTGCGGGAAAGAGGGTTTGGATGAAATTAGCTGTGCTGGAGAGACCTGG ACTTGGTGGTTAGAAAACGGCAAGATTACTACAGGTTCTATCCACCCGACAAAAGACTTTGGTCTccccacccaccctctttcaGCTGTACGCGGCTCCACCCCCGAACTCAACGCACTCACTTTcacttccatcctccagtCCTCcgctcctccttcccacctctcttcccctccttctcccgACTCCCCTTCATACGCTGCCATTTTGGATTACGTCCTTCTCAACGCCGCTGCGCTCTTGTACGTCTCCGGTAAAGCGTCTTCTTATAGAGAAGGTGTCGAGTTTGCGCGAGAGAGTATTGAGAGTGGTGGTGCCTGGGCGGCCTTTGAAGGGTTTAGGGACGCCAGTAAAAAGGCGATGGGTGAGTATGTGGATGTGAAGGCTGTagaggatgatggaggtgTGGCGGCGAAGAATGGAGCGGTGAAGGCTTGGTTGACCATCAAGAGGTCAAAGGGCGATACACCCAGAGCGGACAGGGGTGAATAA
- a CDS encoding polynucleotide kinase 3'-phosphatase, whose amino-acid sequence MSPQKRASDGPEPPAKRPHPFFTGGTQKEHGKFHASDPALIHFTHLDPFESLPKNSSESIDPSNSTPAPKRIPVAFYDLDGTLVKTRSGNDFPKSRDDWIWWHPSVPEKLKQEWEAGTHLVVISNQGSKKPKIKSEWRAKLPLIAAKMPNNVPLRILAAIEQNNVYRKPNIGMFQAITEIYRNRGLEIDMEKSIFVGDAAGRSAKGSRKRDHSNTDYKFAINVGLRFVTPEEYFLGHPRPSFPEPPIGFRPRDLGGLNALPHIVPSHTPITRKADEEVEIVIFVGYPASGKSSFFRKHFQPAGYVHVNQDILRTRQKCLNVAEEAVKSGKSVVIDNTNRNRETRAYWVSLASKLNIPIRLFHFLCPPELAKHNNLYRAFYPPPDEPTRELLPYIAFAGFETAFEEPKKEEGFDEIRTVNFHWQGSEEQRKKWDMYIE is encoded by the exons ATGTCCCCTCAGAAAAGGGCATCAGATGGACCCGAGCCACCAGCAAAGAGGC cccatcccttcttcacagGTGGCACGCAAAAAGAACATGGCAAATTCCACGCTTCCGACCCTGCCCTCATCCACTTTACTCATCTCGATCCTTTCGAATCTTTACCAAAGAACTCTTCCGAATCCATCGATCCTTCCAATTCGACACCCGCCCCAAAAAGAATCCCTGTAGCATTTTATGACCTCGACGGTACATTGGTCAAGACACGGTCAGGAAACGATTTCCCCAAAAGCCGAGATGATTGGATATGGTGGCACCCTTCTGTCCCCGAAAAGCTAAAGCAAGAATGGGAAGCTGGGACGCATTTGGTAGTGATTTCGAATCAAGGGAGTAAGAAACCCAAAATCAAGAGTGAATGGCGGGCCAAGTTGCCTTTGATTGCAGCCAAG ATGCCGAACAATGTCCCATTGCGTATCTTAGCTGCGATAGAACAAAACAATGTCTACCGAAAACCCAACATTGGCATGTTCCAAGCCATCACCGAAATCTACCGCAACCGTGGCCTGGAGATTGATATGGAGAAATCCATCTTTGTTGGGGATGCTGCCGGTAGATCTGCCAAAGGGTCACGGAAGAGAGATCACTCCAATACGGATTACAAGTTTGCTATCAATGTTGGACTGAGATTCGTCACACCGGAG GAATATTTCCTAGgtcatcctcgtccttcttTTCCCGAGCCTCCTATCGGCTTCCGGCCCCGCGACCTGGGCGGTCTCAACGCTC TTCCTCACATCGTCCCATCGCACACTCCTATCACTCGCAAGGCTGACGAGGAGGTAGAGATTGTCATCTTTGTGGGGTACCCAGCATCTGGCAAATCATCGTTCTTCCGCAAGCATTTCCAGCCCGCGGGTTACGTCCACGTCAACCAAGATATCTTGCGGACAAGACAGAAATGTTTGAATGTGGCGGAAGAGGCGGTGAAGAGCGGAAAATCTGTTGTTATCG ATAACACGAACCGGAATCGAGAAACACGAGCCTACTGGGTATCCCTCGCCTCAAAGCTCAACATCCCTATACG ATTATTCCATTTTCTCTGTCCCCCCGAACTGGCCAAACATAACAACCTTTACCGCGCGTTCTATCCTCCCCCTGACGAACCTACCCGAGAGTTACTGCCCTACATCGCCTTTGCCGGGTTTGAGACCGCATTTGAAGAGCCaaaaaaggaggaagggttTGATGAGATTAGGACGGTGAATTTTCATTGGCAAGGATCGGAGGaacagaggaagaagtgggATATGTATATTGAATAA
- a CDS encoding ATP-dependent RNA helicase ded1, giving the protein MAATDVNGLASQMNSVNLNGAAQKPQKPAYVPPHLRNRAAPPAAPPPAAPAAYRPSPTGLPTPVTTPPTRHSVPAALSEDDIGGWGAQPRVRKTFEHGAPPGFGSWKNGQHVVGARNMRMEKEMYGEVGDGLHQSTGINFDKYADIPVEVSGKGVPEPVTEFTNPPINPVLLENVKYARYTTPTPVQKYSIPIVADGRDLMACAQTGSGKTGGFLFPILSALFTYGPSAPPVEQDTGYGYRRTKKVYPTALVLAPTRELVSQIHEEARKFAYRSWVRPAVVYGGADIGSQMRALDRGCDLLSATPGRLVDLIERGKISLANVKYLVLDEADRMLDMGFEPQIRRIVDEEDMPGVLDRQTLMFSATFPREIQNLARCFLKEYIFLTVGRVGSTSENITQRVEYVDDQDKRSLLLDLLLAEQSGGLILVFVETKRMADTLCDFLCSRRHNATSIHGDRTQREREAALYAFKSGRAPILVATAVAARGLDIPNVTHVILYDLPNDVAEYTHRIGRTGRAGNVGTSTAFFNRGNSNIGKDLIELLKEANQEVPQWLVEISSERSYGGGGGGYRGGRGRSTGGGGGRMGGRDMRQGGGGGGYGGGGYGGGARTGGGYGGGGGASWGNGGGFPPAGGDSGASWW; this is encoded by the exons ATGGCCGCTACCGATGTCAATGGACTCGCGTCCCAAATGA ACTCCGTTAACCTTAACGGTGCCGCTCAGAAGCCTCAGAAACCTGCCTACGTCCCTCCTCACTTGAGGAACCGTGCCGCTCCTCCCGCCGCTCCCCCTCCTGCGGCCCCCGCAGCCTACAGACCCTCTCCCACCGGTCTCCCCACCCCTGTCACCACCCCACCCACCAGGCATAGCGTTCCTGCCGCCCTTTCCGAGGACGACATCGGTGGATGGGGTGCTCAACCTCGCGTTAGAAAAACTTTTGAGCATGGTGCTCCCCCCGGATTTGGCAGCTGGAAGAATGGCCAGCACGTTGTTGGTGCCAGGAACatgaggatggaaaaggagatgTATGGTGAAGTGGGAGACGGATTGCACCAG TCCACCGGTATCAACTTTGACAAGTACGCCGATATCCCCGTCGAGGTCAGCGGTAAGGGCGTTCCCGAGCCTGTGACTGAATTTACCAACCCCCCTATCAACCCCGTCCTTCTTGAGAACGTCAAGTACGCTCGATACACCACCCCTACCCCTGTCCAAAAGTACTCCATTCCTATCGTTGCCGATGGCCGTGATCTCATGGCTTGTGCCCAGACCGGTTCCGGTAAGACTGGTGgtttccttttccccatCCTTTCAGCTCTTTTCACCTATGGTCCTTCTGCTCCTCCCGTTGAGCAGGACACTGGCTACGGCTACAGGAGGACAAAGAAGGTTTATCCCACGGCCCTTGTTCTTGCCCCTACCCGAGAACTTGTGTCTCAGATTCACGAAGAAGCTCGTAAATTTGCCTACCGATCTTGGGTCCGACCTGCCGTCGTTTACGGTGGTGCCGACATTGGTTCCCAAATGCGTGCCCTCGACCGAGGATGTGACCTTCTTTCCGCCACCCCTGGTCGTCTTGTCGACTTGATTGAGCGAGGCAAGATCAGTCTTGCCAACGTCAAGTACCTCGTTCTTGACGAAGCCGACCGAATGCTCGACATGGGTTTCGAGCCTCAGATTAGGAGAATcgttgatgaggaagacaTGCCCGGTGTCCTCGACCGTCAGACTCTCATGTTCTCCGCCACCTTCCCTCGAGAGATTCAGAACCTTGCTCGATGTTTCCTCAAGGAGTACATCTTCTTGACTGTTGGCCGAGTTGGTTCTACTTCCGAAAACATTACCCAGCGTGTCGAGTATGTCGACGACCAGGACAAGCGCTCTTTGCTTCTCGATTTGCTCCTTGCCGAACAGTCTGGCGGTTTGATCCTCGTCTTTGTCGAGACCAAGCGTATGGCCGACACTCTTTGTGACTTCCTCTGCTCTCGTCGACACAATGCCACTTCTATCCACGGTGACCGTACACAGCGTGAGCGTGAAGCCGCTCTCTACGCATTCAAGTCCGGTCGTGCCCCCATTCTCGTTGCTACCGCCGTCGCCGCTCGAGGCCTCGATATCCCCAACGTCACTCACGTCATCCTCTACGATCTCCCGAACGACGTTGCCGAGTACACTCACCGTATCGGTCGAACTGGTCGTGCAGGAAACGTAGGTACTTCTActgccttcttcaaccgAGGAAACAGCAACATTGGTAAAGATTTGATTGAGCTCCTCAAAGAGGCGAACCAAGAAGTTCCTCAATGGCTTGTTGAGATCTCCTCCGAGAGGAGTTACggtggtggcggtggtgggTACAGAGGAGGTCGGGGACGAAGCActggtggtggcggtgggAGGATGGGCGGACGAGATATGCGTCaaggtggtggtggtggcggttATGGGGGCGGTGGGTATGGCGGTGGTGCAAGGACTGGTGGGGGTTacggaggtggtggtggtgccTCGTGGGGTAATGGCGGTGGTTTCCCACCTGCCGGCGGCGACTCTGGCGCGAGCTGGTGGTAA